The Geobacillus stearothermophilus ATCC 12980 genome contains a region encoding:
- a CDS encoding Hsp20/alpha crystallin family protein, which yields MNGPFQPPANGDGNHPFHHLRKLVNQWFDERPLQKLFETLDDYFAQTFAAAYIPIEVKETKRDYQIIVRLPDIKRDQISLQWHEDGLQLVIDHHETIESSDDSGHVYERRQQRRRVARMIPFPYPVAEHEVKASFQNGTLVIRLPQKRKYIGID from the coding sequence ATGAACGGACCGTTTCAACCGCCTGCAAACGGAGACGGCAATCACCCGTTCCATCATTTGCGGAAACTCGTGAACCAATGGTTCGATGAACGACCATTGCAAAAACTGTTTGAAACGCTTGACGATTACTTCGCCCAAACATTTGCCGCGGCGTACATCCCGATCGAGGTGAAAGAAACGAAGCGCGACTATCAAATCATCGTCCGTCTGCCGGACATCAAGCGGGATCAAATTAGCCTGCAGTGGCATGAAGACGGGCTGCAACTTGTCATCGATCACCATGAAACGATCGAATCGTCCGACGACAGCGGCCATGTATACGAACGGCGCCAGCAGCGGCGGCGCGTGGCGAGGATGATTCCGTTTCCGTATCCGGTGGCCGAACATGAAGTGAAAGCTTCATTCCAAAACGGTACACTCGTCATTCGCCTGCCGCAAAAACGGAAATACATCGGTATCGATTAA
- a CDS encoding sigma-G-dependent sporulation-specific acid-soluble spore protein CsgA, whose amino-acid sequence MEQTLAYLREILSNYLDCHDETPKRIYKKLISKPYRGEGEFVRDLTQEESAFLDRILPHEIRYAMDERDYERVYQLNEVYELLI is encoded by the coding sequence ATGGAACAAACGCTCGCCTATTTGCGGGAAATTTTGTCCAATTATTTGGACTGCCATGATGAGACGCCAAAGCGTATTTACAAAAAGCTGATCAGCAAACCGTACCGGGGCGAGGGCGAGTTTGTCCGCGACTTGACGCAAGAAGAGAGCGCCTTTTTGGATCGCATTTTGCCCCATGAAATCCGCTACGCGATGGATGAGCGCGATTATGAGCGCGTCTACCAGCTGAATGAAGTGTACGAGCTGCTCATTTGA
- a CDS encoding YppG family protein, with the protein MHRYPRQISPPPAHGPYSFGGHWPYSYGWPFHLPSAPIHWPYASPFHAAAPSHPMPYPKPGSLLPPPRPSFLAQLKNSDGTYDINKMMNTMGQMINVVNQVNGMLKGLLSTFKE; encoded by the coding sequence ATGCACCGTTATCCGCGACAAATTTCGCCGCCGCCCGCCCACGGACCATACAGCTTCGGCGGCCATTGGCCCTACTCATACGGCTGGCCCTTCCACCTTCCGTCGGCGCCCATTCATTGGCCATATGCTTCGCCATTCCACGCTGCCGCGCCTTCGCACCCGATGCCATACCCGAAACCAGGGTCGCTGCTGCCGCCGCCGCGCCCGTCTTTTCTCGCCCAGTTAAAAAACAGTGACGGGACGTATGATATTAACAAAATGATGAACACGATGGGGCAGATGATCAATGTCGTCAATCAAGTCAACGGCATGTTAAAAGGGCTGCTCAGCACGTTTAAAGAGTAA
- a CDS encoding YppF family protein — translation MSITELKHKFMAVKHCEPAEANELLDFARRLYLRGEISLAQYRDLVRELEQAGACQPDETEEYAGL, via the coding sequence ATGAGCATCACGGAATTGAAACATAAGTTCATGGCGGTCAAACATTGCGAGCCGGCTGAGGCGAACGAACTGCTCGATTTCGCCCGTCGCCTTTATTTGCGCGGGGAAATTTCGCTTGCCCAATATCGCGACTTAGTGCGCGAGCTGGAACAAGCCGGCGCCTGTCAGCCGGACGAAACGGAAGAATACGCTGGACTTTAG